A window of Chloroflexota bacterium genomic DNA:
ATGAGGCGCGCGCCAAGGACCCGCTTCTTCCGCTGACGCTCTTTAAAAGCTCCATTTACACCGTCTCTGTCGTCTCTGTCTTCTTCACCGGCATCGCCATGTTCGGGGCCCTTGTCTTTGTGCCCCTCCTCGTCCAGGGTGTCGTCGGTACATCGGCTACCCGTTCCGGTGTCGTCCTCACGCCTATGTCTGTCAGCATCACCGTAGGCGCGATGCTCAGCGGCCAGTTCATCGGCAGGTCGGGCCGGTACCGCGCCCAGGCCGTCCTTGGGCCGGTGCTGATGCTCATCGGCTGCGTCCTGATGACGCAGGTAGACGAGCATGCGACGAACGGCACCGTCATTCGCAACATGACCCTGGTAGGCTTCGGCCTGGGCATGACTTTCCCGGTCTTCCTGATCGCCGTGCAGAACGCCTTCCCGCACTCCGTCCTCGGCGTCGTCACCTCATCGGTGCAGTTCTTCCGCAACATCGGCGGCACTGTGGGCGTGGCTATCCTCGGCGCGATCCTGAACGCCCGGCTTGATAGCCGCCTCATCGCCAACACGCCTGCGGCGGTCACGGAGCGCATCCCCGCCGCCGAGCTTTCCGCCATCACCAAGCCCGAATCCCTGGTGAACGCCAACGCCCTCGCCGGCATCCAAGGGCGCTTCGACCGCCTGGGGGCCGATGGTCCGGCGCTCTACGATTCCTTCATCACCGGCCTCAAGGCCTCCCTCGCCGAATCCATCGCCTTCGTCTTCGCCATCTCCATCGCCTTCGTGGCCCTGAGCGCCGTGATCGGCCTCTTCCTCAAGGAGCTGAAGCTCCGCGCCTCTTACAGCGAGCCCGCCCAGGAGGCGGCTCCCTCCAACGGCAAGCCGAAGTAGTCTCGGGCATTGCAACGGTGCGGCGCGGCGCGTACTATTCTGCCTCTGAATCCCTCGTCTCTTAAACGGAGCCTCCTATGCGCATCGCGATCGGCGGCGATCACGCCGGGTATGGGCTGAAGAACACCGTCGCCGGATGGGTGAAGGCCATGGGCCATGAGGTCCTCGATGTCGGCGCCCATGCCTACGATGCCCTGGACGACTATCCTGATTTTGCCGCGGCTGTCGCCGAAGCCGTCGCCTCGCGCAAGGCCGAGCGCGGCATCGTCGTCTGCGGCAGCGGCGTCGGCGCCGGCGTCACCGCCAACAAGGTGCCCGGCGTGCGCGCGGGCGTCTGCCACGATACCTATTCGGCCCACCAGGGCGTCGAGCACGACGATTTGAACGTGCTGTGCCTGGGCGGCCGTATCATCGGCGTGGAGCCCACCCGGGAGATCGTGGCCGCCTATGTCAACGCCAAGTTCGTGAGCGGTGAGGCGAAGTACGTGCGCCGCCTCAACAAAGTGAAGGCCGTGGAGGCCCTGGGCACCGCGAAGCCGGGCGATCTGCAAGTGCTCATCGTCACCTTTGAGGTGAAGCCGGAAAGCCGCCAGGCCTTCTACGAGGCATCCCTTGAGGATGCGCGCAACACCAAGGCCAACGAGCCGGGCTGCCTCCGCTTTGACGTCATCGAAGATACGCAGAACCCCAATAAGTTCGTCTTTTATGAAGTCTATCGCGATGCCGATGCCATGAAGGCCCATACGCAAGCGCCCTACCTGGCGAAGTGGGTGGAGGCCACCAGGCCCCTCATCGTCCAGCGCCAGCTTGTCCGCGGGCGCAACATCACCAAGCTCTAACAAAGGAGTCCCCGATGTACGTACTTGTGGTAGACGTCTACGCCAAGCCCGGCCAGGCCGATGCCCTCCTGCGAGCAAGCCTCGATGATGCCAGAGGCTCCACTCAGAACGAGCCGGGCTGCCTCCGCTTCGATGTCTACCAAGACCAGGCGGACCCTCAGCATCTCACCTATGTGGAGGTCTATAACGACGAGGCGGCCCTCCAGGCGCACACCAAGATGCCGCACTTCGCCGCCTGGCGCGCCGCGACGAAAGAGCTCTTCGCCCAGCCGCCCAAGATCGTGCGCGCCCACAACGTCTTCCCCGCGGATGGGGATTGGAAGCGGTAGGGGAAGCAGGGCCTGCGCCCTCTACAGAGAGCGCCCATGCCCATCTCGCCCGAAGACCGCGCCTCCATCCTCCAAGCCGCCGCCGATCTCCTGGCGGCC
This region includes:
- a CDS encoding antibiotic biosynthesis monooxygenase; this translates as MYVLVVDVYAKPGQADALLRASLDDARGSTQNEPGCLRFDVYQDQADPQHLTYVEVYNDEAALQAHTKMPHFAAWRAATKELFAQPPKIVRAHNVFPADGDWKR
- a CDS encoding MFS transporter yields the protein MRNKSPQGSSPAAQPDAIFAGAASVFHGLPRRQLIGVIIGVMAGLLLASLDQTIVSTALPRIVSDLGGLDHLPWVATAYMLTSTAGIPIWGKLSDLYGRRGFFIFGMVVFIGGSALCGAAQNMAWLIVCRGIQGIGGGMMFSLSFAIISDLFPPAQRAKWQGVFGSVFAIASAIGPFAGGILTDSLSWHWVFYVNLPIGFVALAVFSRTMPHKPRRAAQTYIDYTGVACLLASIVPLLLALSLGGRTYAWSSPQTVSMLVVSGVMAVAFVINEARAKDPLLPLTLFKSSIYTVSVVSVFFTGIAMFGALVFVPLLVQGVVGTSATRSGVVLTPMSVSITVGAMLSGQFIGRSGRYRAQAVLGPVLMLIGCVLMTQVDEHATNGTVIRNMTLVGFGLGMTFPVFLIAVQNAFPHSVLGVVTSSVQFFRNIGGTVGVAILGAILNARLDSRLIANTPAAVTERIPAAELSAITKPESLVNANALAGIQGRFDRLGADGPALYDSFITGLKASLAESIAFVFAISIAFVALSAVIGLFLKELKLRASYSEPAQEAAPSNGKPK